In one window of Kitasatospora sp. MMS16-BH015 DNA:
- a CDS encoding triacylglycerol lipase yields MRHLVVVLPGIGGSVLHRPGGGPRWDQRRRSMAAAALDPGRLNLTEHPTLDPVGLLPGIRLAGPFVLPGYDRLVHRIERAFRDVRVDTARPGQPPDLRADLLLFPYDFRLGVQDAAERLAAELTARLAGETPGARRRRVIVLAHSMGGLVARYWLGPLGGAADCAALVTLGTPHRGAPKALELLVNGARVGLARFDAVTEVLRDWPAVYQLLPRYPVVAAGPGGAERYPYELAEGVPEGFTARAKAAFAVHRDIEDAWGELAGSAEFPEVTPVFGRGHATLQQAVSVGAGFAVGKEAPAWLPNPDWHGDGTVPAVSAIPIELGEQPSKWRATSGRHLELSSAAAAVELLQNWSAGSLRAVRGDTPDRPWLGLDLDEAVPAGAPVEVGVTLHGAEADERTAVRVRVRPEGDADGANWIAGVRSGAVQWAATLPPLRPGAYHLTVEAVQVPEVDQLRCDEVFGVVGAGAR; encoded by the coding sequence TTGCGCCACTTGGTGGTGGTGCTGCCCGGGATCGGCGGCAGCGTGCTGCACCGGCCCGGCGGTGGGCCCCGATGGGACCAGCGCCGGCGGAGCATGGCGGCCGCGGCGCTGGACCCGGGGCGGCTGAATCTGACGGAGCATCCGACGCTGGATCCGGTCGGCCTGCTGCCCGGGATCAGGCTGGCAGGACCGTTCGTGCTGCCCGGCTACGACCGGTTGGTGCACCGGATCGAGCGGGCCTTCCGGGACGTCAGGGTGGACACCGCCAGGCCGGGCCAACCACCGGACCTGCGGGCCGACTTGCTGCTCTTCCCGTACGACTTCCGGCTGGGTGTCCAGGACGCGGCCGAGCGGCTGGCGGCGGAGCTGACGGCCCGGCTGGCGGGTGAGACCCCGGGGGCCCGGCGTCGGCGGGTCATCGTGCTGGCGCACTCGATGGGCGGCCTGGTCGCCCGCTACTGGCTGGGCCCGCTGGGCGGCGCGGCGGACTGCGCGGCGCTGGTGACCCTGGGCACGCCGCACCGGGGCGCGCCGAAGGCGCTGGAGCTGCTGGTGAACGGCGCCCGGGTCGGTCTGGCCCGGTTCGACGCGGTGACCGAGGTGCTGCGCGACTGGCCGGCGGTGTACCAACTGCTGCCCCGATACCCGGTGGTGGCCGCCGGGCCGGGCGGCGCGGAGCGCTACCCGTACGAGCTGGCCGAGGGCGTACCGGAGGGGTTCACCGCCCGAGCGAAGGCGGCTTTCGCCGTGCATCGCGACATCGAGGATGCCTGGGGCGAGTTGGCCGGGAGCGCTGAATTTCCCGAGGTGACACCGGTGTTCGGGCGCGGGCACGCCACCTTGCAGCAGGCCGTCTCGGTCGGGGCCGGGTTCGCGGTCGGGAAGGAGGCCCCGGCCTGGCTGCCCAATCCGGACTGGCACGGCGACGGCACTGTGCCGGCCGTCTCCGCGATCCCGATCGAGCTGGGGGAGCAGCCGTCGAAGTGGCGCGCCACCTCCGGGCGGCACCTCGAACTTTCCTCCGCCGCAGCCGCAGTGGAACTGCTGCAGAACTGGTCGGCGGGCTCGCTGCGGGCCGTCCGGGGCGACACCCCGGACCGGCCGTGGCTCGGCCTAGACCTGGACGAGGCGGTGCCCGCGGGCGCTCCGGTCGAGGTCGGGGTCACCCTGCACGGCGCCGAGGCGGACGAGCGCACCGCCGTCCGGGTCCGGGTCCGGCCGGAGGGTGACGCGGACGGTGCGAACTGGATCGCAGGGGTCCGGAGCGGGGCTGTGCAGTGGGCGGCCACGCTGCCTCCGCTGCGGCCCGGTGCGTACCACCTGACGGTGGAGGCGGTGCAGGTGCCGGAGGTGGACCAGCTGCGCTGTGACGAGGTGTTCGGTGTGGTCGGGGCGGGCGCACGGTGA
- a CDS encoding SDR family oxidoreductase produces MAARPMARLAERAGLDGVDAACREATRLNPVQRAGEPEEVTEAIGWLRSPAASLVNGAVLTVDGGTTALDPGTVAFDFRVAPRGGGPA; encoded by the coding sequence TTGGCCGCCCGGCCGATGGCCCGGCTGGCCGAGCGGGCCGGATTGGACGGCGTAGACGCCGCTTGCCGGGAGGCCACCCGCCTCAACCCGGTCCAGCGGGCCGGGGAGCCCGAGGAGGTCACCGAGGCGATCGGCTGGCTGCGCTCGCCCGCCGCGAGCCTGGTCAACGGCGCTGTGCTGACGGTCGATGGCGGGACGACCGCACTCGACCCGGGCACGGTCGCGTTCGACTTCCGGGTCGCGCCCCGTGGTGGCGGGCCTGCGTAG